The following are from one region of the Staphylococcus argenteus genome:
- the hisB gene encoding imidazoleglycerol-phosphate dehydratase HisB has translation MIYKKQRNTAETQLNISISDDQSPSHINTGVGFLNHMLTLFTFHSGLSLNIEAQGDIDVDDHHVTEDIGIVIGQLLLEMIKDKKHFVRYGTMYIPMDETLARVVVDISGRPYLSFNASLSKEKVGTFDTELVEEFFRAVVINARLTTHIDLIRGGNTHHEIEAIFKAFARALGMALTATNDQRVPSSKGVIE, from the coding sequence ATGATTTATAAAAAACAACGAAACACAGCTGAAACGCAACTAAATATTTCAATATCTGATGATCAGTCACCATCGCATATTAATACAGGTGTGGGCTTTTTAAATCATATGTTAACTTTGTTTACGTTTCATAGTGGACTGTCGTTAAACATCGAGGCACAAGGTGATATCGATGTAGATGATCACCATGTAACTGAAGATATCGGCATTGTTATTGGCCAACTATTACTTGAAATGATTAAAGATAAAAAGCACTTCGTTCGTTATGGAACGATGTACATTCCAATGGATGAAACATTAGCGCGTGTCGTTGTGGATATAAGTGGGCGTCCATACTTATCATTCAATGCATCGTTAAGTAAGGAAAAAGTAGGCACATTTGATACGGAATTAGTGGAAGAATTTTTCAGAGCGGTCGTAATCAATGCGAGATTAACAACTCATATTGATTTGATTCGTGGAGGCAATACACACCATGAGATTGAAGCTATATTTAAAGCATTTGCCCGCGCATTAGGTATGGCATTGACTGCTACTAATGATCAGCGTGTACCGTCATCGAAAG
- a CDS encoding pyridoxal phosphate-dependent aminotransferase: MIYIDKNESPVTPLNEKTIASIISATPYNLYPDKAYEQFKEAYANFYGLSAEQIIAGNGSDELIQKLMLIMPKGPALTLNPDFFMYQAYAAQVNREIAFVDATPDLTFDLETILSRIDEVQPSFFIMSNPHNPSGKQFDTAFLKAIADKMKALNGYFVIDEAYLDYGMAYDVEMAPHILRMRTLSKAFGIAGLRLGVLISTAETIQLIQKIEHPYPLNVFTLNIATYIFRQRDDTRRFLTMQRQLANQLKQIFDTHVADKMSVFPSNANFVLTKGSAAQQLGQYVYDQGFKPRFYDEHVMKGYVRYSIATASQLKQLEEIVKEWSAKYDL, from the coding sequence ATGATTTATATTGATAAAAATGAAAGTCCCGTTACGCCGTTGAATGAAAAAACAATAGCTTCAATTATTAGTGCGACACCATATAACTTATATCCAGATAAAGCATATGAACAATTCAAGGAAGCTTACGCTAACTTTTACGGGTTATCGGCTGAACAAATTATCGCAGGAAATGGTTCGGATGAATTGATTCAAAAGTTAATGTTGATAATGCCAAAAGGTCCAGCGTTAACTTTAAATCCAGACTTTTTTATGTATCAAGCATATGCGGCACAAGTAAATCGTGAAATTGCATTTGTAGATGCAACACCTGATTTAACATTTGATTTGGAAACTATTTTATCGAGAATTGATGAAGTACAACCGTCATTTTTTATCATGAGTAATCCGCATAATCCATCAGGTAAGCAATTTGACACTGCTTTTTTAAAAGCTATTGCAGACAAGATGAAAGCATTAAATGGATACTTTGTCATTGATGAAGCATATTTAGATTATGGCATGGCATATGATGTTGAAATGGCACCACACATTTTAAGAATGCGTACATTATCAAAGGCCTTTGGTATTGCTGGATTAAGATTAGGTGTATTAATTAGTACTGCTGAAACGATACAGCTTATCCAAAAAATAGAACATCCATATCCATTAAATGTATTTACACTAAATATTGCGACTTATATTTTTAGACAAAGAGATGATACAAGACGATTTTTAACGATGCAACGTCAATTAGCTAATCAGTTAAAACAAATATTTGATACACATGTTGCAGATAAAATGTCAGTATTCCCATCAAATGCTAATTTTGTACTTACTAAGGGTTCGGCGGCACAACAATTAGGACAATACGTATATGATCAAGGTTTTAAACCTCGTTTTTATGATGAGCATGTCATGAAAGGTTATGTAAGATACTCAATTGCAACAGCATCACAGTTAAAGCAATTAGAAGAAATTGTTAAAGAATGGAGCGCAAAATATGATTTATAA
- the hisD gene encoding histidinol dehydrogenase, translated as MYNAQQFLKQFSLEAPLDESLYPIIRDICQEVKVHGDKALKMYNLTFDHTKTDCLEISREQIKAAFDTLDEKTKQALQQSYERIRAYQQSIKQTNQHVGEAGECYEIYHPLESVGIYVPGGKASYPSTVLMTATLAQVAGVENIVVVTPPQPNGVSQEVLAACYITQVNQVFQVGGAQSIAALTYGTETIPKVDKIVGPGNQFVAYAKKYLFGQVGIDQIAGPTEIALIIDETADLDAIVYDVFAQAEHDELARTYIISENAQVLKDLESRIAKALPNVERYDIVSKSITNQHYLIHVSDFEEACHVMNTIAPEHASIQTENPQLYIEKVKYVGALFIGHYSPEVIGDYVAGPSHVLPTNRTARFTNGLSVNDFLTRNTVIHLTKDTFNQIADSAQHIAQVEALFNHQQSILIRQS; from the coding sequence ATGTATAATGCACAACAATTTTTGAAACAATTTTCACTAGAAGCGCCATTAGATGAGTCGTTATATCCAATTATTCGCGATATTTGTCAGGAAGTTAAGGTTCATGGGGACAAGGCTTTAAAAATGTATAATTTAACATTTGATCATACTAAAACAGATTGTTTAGAAATTAGTCGTGAACAGATTAAAGCAGCATTTGATACGTTAGATGAAAAAACGAAGCAAGCATTACAACAAAGCTATGAAAGAATTAGAGCATATCAACAAAGTATTAAACAGACCAATCAGCATGTAGGAGAAGCAGGTGAATGCTATGAAATTTATCACCCACTAGAAAGTGTCGGTATTTATGTACCAGGTGGTAAAGCAAGTTATCCTTCAACGGTATTAATGACCGCGACATTAGCACAAGTTGCAGGTGTGGAAAATATTGTCGTTGTGACACCACCTCAACCTAATGGTGTGTCTCAAGAGGTATTAGCAGCATGTTACATTACGCAAGTTAACCAAGTATTTCAAGTTGGGGGTGCTCAAAGTATTGCAGCATTGACATATGGTACTGAAACGATACCTAAAGTAGATAAGATTGTTGGTCCAGGTAACCAATTTGTTGCATATGCCAAGAAATATTTATTTGGACAAGTAGGTATTGACCAAATAGCAGGGCCAACAGAAATAGCACTGATTATTGATGAAACAGCAGACTTAGATGCCATAGTATATGATGTTTTTGCACAAGCAGAACATGATGAATTAGCTCGTACGTATATTATTAGTGAAAATGCGCAAGTACTTAAAGATCTAGAATCACGCATTGCCAAAGCATTGCCTAATGTAGAAAGATACGACATTGTATCTAAAAGTATTACTAACCAACACTATCTTATTCATGTTAGTGATTTTGAAGAAGCATGTCATGTTATGAATACGATTGCCCCTGAACATGCGTCGATCCAAACGGAAAATCCTCAATTATATATTGAAAAAGTGAAGTATGTGGGTGCATTGTTTATTGGACATTATTCGCCGGAAGTCATAGGGGATTATGTAGCAGGTCCAAGTCATGTATTACCTACAAATAGAACGGCTAGATTTACCAATGGGTTATCAGTCAATGATTTCTTAACACGTAACACGGTGATTCATTTAACAAAAGACACATTTAATCAAATTGCTGATTCAGCGCAACATATTGCTCAAGTCGAAGCACTATTTAATCACCAACAATCTATTTTAATACGTCAGTCTTAG
- the hisG gene encoding ATP phosphoribosyltransferase — translation MLRIAIAKGRLMESLIDYLDSIKFTVLSEALKNRERQLLLSVDNNECILVKGSDVPIYVEQGIADIGIVGSDILDERHYNVNNLLNLPFGMCHFAVAAKPETTNYRKIATSYVHTAETYFKSKGIDVELIKLSGSVELACVVDMVDGIVDIVQTGTTLEANGLIEKHYISDINARLITNKAAYFKKSQLIEQFIRSMEVSITNV, via the coding sequence ATGTTAAGAATTGCTATAGCGAAAGGGAGACTAATGGAAAGTTTAATTGATTACTTAGATTCAATTAAATTTACGGTATTATCAGAAGCATTAAAGAATAGAGAACGCCAACTATTATTAAGCGTAGACAATAATGAATGTATTTTAGTAAAGGGAAGTGATGTGCCCATCTATGTTGAGCAAGGCATTGCTGATATTGGCATCGTTGGTAGCGACATATTAGATGAGCGTCATTACAATGTTAACAATTTGTTGAATTTGCCATTTGGGATGTGTCATTTTGCAGTTGCAGCGAAACCTGAAACAACAAATTATCGTAAAATCGCAACAAGTTATGTCCATACTGCTGAAACATATTTCAAATCAAAAGGCATTGATGTCGAGCTTATTAAATTGAGTGGTTCTGTTGAATTAGCCTGTGTCGTTGATATGGTCGACGGTATTGTTGATATCGTTCAAACAGGCACTACTTTAGAAGCAAATGGACTGATTGAAAAGCACTATATTAGCGATATCAATGCAAGGTTAATTACTAATAAAGCAGCTTATTTTAAAAAATCACAGTTAATAGAGCAATTTATTCGTTCTATGGAGGTGTCTATTACCAATGTATAA
- a CDS encoding ATP phosphoribosyltransferase regulatory subunit, whose protein sequence is MNNSKQLIALKEAETAFLKYFNQANYELVDFNVIEKLDWKQLNHEDLQQMGERNFWQHEHQIYALRNDFTDQLLRYYTMYPTSATKVAYTGLIIRNNEAAVQVGLENYMPTLTNVQQSLQLFIQFIQQQLQDNVQFVVLGHYQLLDALLDKALQTPDILSMIEERNLSGLVTYLSAEHPIVQILQENTQQQLKLLQRYISKDHPALVELNVWQQWLDTQGYKDVHLDITAQPPRSYYKGLFIQCHLTENESRILTGGYYKGSIEGFGLGLTL, encoded by the coding sequence TTATGAGCTTGTAGATTTTAACGTCATTGAAAAATTGGACTGGAAACAATTGAATCATGAAGATTTGCAGCAGATGGGTGAGCGTAATTTTTGGCAACATGAACACCAAATTTATGCACTTAGAAATGATTTTACAGATCAATTATTACGTTATTACACGATGTATCCAACATCAGCAACGAAAGTAGCATATACAGGCTTAATCATTCGAAATAATGAAGCGGCTGTACAAGTAGGTTTGGAAAACTATATGCCAACATTAACTAATGTGCAACAGAGCTTACAGCTATTTATTCAATTTATCCAACAACAATTACAAGATAATGTGCAATTTGTCGTACTAGGGCATTATCAATTACTCGATGCATTGCTAGATAAAGCATTACAAACACCGGACATATTATCGATGATTGAGGAACGCAATTTATCAGGTTTGGTTACATATTTATCAGCTGAACATCCGATTGTTCAAATTTTACAAGAAAATACGCAACAACAATTAAAATTATTGCAACGTTATATTTCTAAAGATCACCCTGCACTTGTTGAACTAAATGTTTGGCAACAATGGTTAGATACACAAGGTTATAAAGATGTTCATTTAGATATTACGGCACAGCCGCCAAGATCATACTACAAGGGACTATTTATTCAATGTCATTTAACAGAAAATGAATCACGTATTTTAACCGGAGGCTACTACAAAGGAAGTATCGAAGGGTTTGGATTAGGACTAACTCTTTAA